A segment of the Propionimicrobium sp. PCR01-08-3 genome:
CGGGTTCATGCTGCGGGTGGAGCTGTTGTCGCCAACGACTTTTATTACTCCAAGATCAGGGTTTTTGCAAACGTTGGTCACGCCCGACGGTGTCACCTATATCCGAAGCAAGAAGCTGACCGAGTGGGGCAAATGGGGGATTGTCGCCGCCAATCTCACAGATTGGAAAATAGTCCCATCAGCGGTCGGCATATTCGTCGAGGACATCCAAGTGTGCAAGACCGGCAATCTTGTTTCCCTGCGGGGCAGGTCGCCGTCCCGCACATGGGCAGCGGGCTGGACGAAAGTGGGGACCATTCCAGCCGGATATAGACCAGCCGCAGGCCACCAGGTAGCAGTCGACGTGTGCGAGAACTTCGGAAACATCGGATGTAACGCAGCCATCTTCCCGGACGACGACAACTCGCTGTATGTGTGGACCGGCGGCGGTACCGGGACGCTCGTCTTCGGTGGCTCGTGGATAGCGGAGGCGTAAATGATCCCCATGGAGCCGCCCGTCGTCGGCCTGATCAACGATGCCGCCGCCATCCTGGTCGCCCTGGGCGCGCTCCTGGTAGCCGCGCTCGTGATGCTCGGCAAGGTCCACGCGCAGGGCAGAGAAATCCGCGACCAGGTGTCCAACACACACCAAACCAACCTGCGAGACGACCTCGACAAAGTCAAAGACATCGCGGGTGAGGTCACGAAGCTCGGGCCGCAGATGCACGAGATCACCGAGCAAATCCGGGCGATAGCCGGGCGTACAGCCAGCATCGAGGGCAAGGTTCAGTCGATGGCTGACGTCCAGTCGTCG
Coding sequences within it:
- a CDS encoding DUF2746 domain-containing protein, whose amino-acid sequence is MIPMEPPVVGLINDAAAILVALGALLVAALVMLGKVHAQGREIRDQVSNTHQTNLRDDLDKVKDIAGEVTKLGPQMHEITEQIRAIAGRTASIEGKVQSMADVQSSQGHQLGDIKRDLSDERAERRQDSERIQTIDSNARDEHQRMWRAIGRKRTN